One Cololabis saira isolate AMF1-May2022 chromosome 12, fColSai1.1, whole genome shotgun sequence DNA window includes the following coding sequences:
- the LOC133456437 gene encoding mucin-5AC-like: protein AAPTTTAAITTTTDAPTTTTAAPTTTTAATTTTAALTTTTDAPTTTTAAPTTTTAAQTTTAALTTTAAPTTTAALTTTTDAPTTTTAAPTTTTAATTTTAALTTTTDAPTTTTAAPTTTVAPTTTTAAPTTTAAQTTTTASPNTTTATPTTTAAPTTTTAAPTTITAAPTTTTASTTTTTAAPTTTTTAAPTTTTAAPTTTAAPTTTTAAPTTTTDAPTTTTAAQTTTAALTTTTTAPTTTTAAPTTTAAPTTTTAAPTTTTAAPTTITAAPTTTTAAPTTITAAPTTTTAAPTTTTDAQTTTAALTTTTAAPTTTTAAPTTTAAPTTTATLTTTTAAPTTTATPTTTAALTTTAATPTTTACFTNYNDCCTNHNYCCTNYSYRCTN from the exons gctgcaccaacaactacagctgcaataactacaactactgatgcaccaaccacaactactgctgcaccaactacaactacggCTGCAACAACCACTACAGCTGcactaactacaactactgatgcaccaaccacaactactgctgcaccaactacaactactgctgcacaaacaactacagctgcactaactacaactgctgcaccaacaactacagctgcactaactacaactactgatgcaccaaccacaactactgctgcaccaactacaactacggCTGCAACAACCACTACAGCTGCACTAACTACAACTACCGAtgcaccaaccacaactactgctgcaccaacaactacagttgcaccaactacaactactgctgcaccaacaactacagctgcacaaactacaactactgccTCACCAAATACAACTACTGCcacaccaacaactacagctgcaccaactacaactactgctgcaccaacaacaattactgctgcaccaactacaactacagcttcaacaacaacaactactgctgcaccaactacaactact actgctgcaccaactacaactactgctgcaccaacaactacagctgcaccaactacaactactgctgcaccaaccacaactactgatgcaccaactacaactactgctgcacaaacaactacagctgcactgactacaactactactgcaccaactacaactactgctgcaccaacaactacagctgcaccaactacaactactgctgcaccaactacaactactgctgcaccaacaacaattacagctgcaccaactacaactactgctgcaccaaccacaattacagctgcaccaactacaactactgctgcaccaaccacaactactgATGCacaaacaactacagctgcactgactacaactacagctgcaccaactacaactactgctgcaccaacaactactgctgcaccaacaactacagccacactaactacaactactgctgcaccaactacaactgctacaccaacaactacagctgcactaacTACAACAGCTGCcacaccaacaactacagct tGTTTCACCAACTACAACgactgctgcaccaaccacaactactgctgcaccaactacagctACCGCTGCACCAACTag
- the LOC133456439 gene encoding mucin-2-like: protein MAATTTTTIYICCYYNYSCTNHIYKYSNIYGCPNHIYSYSSYDYICSHHNYRCPDDICSYSNRNHCCFDNNHAALIRSTAATITTTVAPITSTSTATSTAAPTTSTAIPVTTTSAPTTTAGVPTTSTAAPTTSAGARTTSTRAPTTSTGVPSTTTSAPTTSTISATSTAVPTTSSVASTTTTAATILSTAASATSTSPQTTSTSAPTTSKAAPTTSTAAPTTKTVAATTAIATPSTSSVAPTRSTAARSTGAPTTSTGAPTTSTGAPTTNPINPTTTSPAQTTNTAFPTTSTREPTTATTFRKRTTSARTSATTRKTFTATKRTSATSADTTTSPTTTSKSMTKTTTTRSTPNMMTTTLATTSTTPTTSIRSTTNTNPPTTTTQPPTTSTTTSGACCVRWGILHLLLGLLVSLL, encoded by the exons atgGCAGCtacaacaactaccaca ATCTACATCTGCTGCTattacaactacagttgcaccaaccACATCTACAAGTACAGCAACATCTACGGCTGCCCCAACCACATCTACAGCTATTCCAGTTACGACTACATCTGCTCCCACCACAACTACAGGTGTCCCGACGACATTTGCAGCTACTCCAACCgcaaccactgctgctttgacaACAACCATG CTGCCCTGATCAGATCTACAGCTGCTACTATTACAACTACAGTTGCGCCAATCACATCTACAAGTACAGCAACATCTACGGCTGCCCCAACCACATCGACAGCTATTCCAGTTACAACTACATCTGCTCCCACCACAACTGCAGGTGTCCCGACGACatctacagctgctccaaccacatcTGCAGGTGCTCGAACCACATCTACAAGGGCTCCCACCACATCTACAGGTGTCCCGTCGACAACTACAAGTGCTCCAACCACATCTACAATTTCCGCAACATCTACTGCTGTGCCAACCACATCTTCAGTTGCTTCaaccacaactacagctgctacaattTTATCTACTGCTGCATCAGCCACATCTACATCTCCACAGACAACATCTACAAGTGCACCAACAACATCcaaagctgctccaaccacatctacagctgctccaaccacaaaaACTGTTGCTGCAACCACAGCTATAGCTACTCCTTCGACATCTTCAGTTGCCCCCACCAGATCTACAGCTGCTCGTTCTACAGGTGCACCAACCACATCTACAGGTGCACCAACCACATCTACAGGTGCACCAACCACAAACCCAATTAATCCAACCAcaacctctcctgcacaaactACAAATACAGCTTTTCCAACCACAAGTACCAGAGAACCAACCACAGCAACAACTTTTAGAAAACGTACAACATCTGCTAGAACTTCTGCAACAACCAGAAAAACCTTTACTGCAACCAAAAGGACTTCTGCAACATCAGCTGACACAACTACTTCACCAACTACCACTAGTAAATCTATGAcaaaaactactactactaggtcTACACCAAATATGATGACTACTACACTTGCAACAACatctactacacccactacaagTATCAGGTCAACTACAAATACCAATCCACCAACTACAACAACGCAACCACCCACCACCTCAACAACCACCAGTGGTGCTTGTTGCGTCAGGTGGGGTATTCTCCACCTGTTGCTTGGTCTCCTTGTCTCTTTGCTTTAG
- the LOC133456438 gene encoding mucin-5AC-like, whose translation AAPTTTTAAPTTTAAPTTTTAALTTTTATPTTTTATPTTTASPTTTTATPTTTAAPTTTTAAPTTTVAPTTTTAALTTTTAAPTTTAAPTTTTASPTTTTATPTTKAAPTTTTAAPTTTTAAPTTTTAAPTTTTAASTTTAALTTTTAAPTTTAAPTTTTAAPTTTAAPTTTTAALTTTTATPTTTTTAAPTTTTAAQTTTAALTTTAAPTTTAALTTTTDAPTTTTAAPTTTTAATTTTAALTTTTDAPTTTTAAPTTTVAPTTTTAAPTTTAAPTTTTASPNTTTATPTTTAAPTTTTAAPTTITAAPTTTTASPTTTTAAPTTTTAAPTTTTASPTTTTATPTTTAAP comes from the exons gctgcaccaactacaactactgctgcaccaacaactacagctgcaccaactacaactactgctgcactaactacaactactgctacaccaaccacaactactgctacaccaacaactacagcttcaccaactacaactactgccacaccaacaactacagctgcaccaactacaactactgctgcaccaacaactacagttgcaccaactacaactactgctgcactaactacaactactgctgcaccaacaactacagctgcaccaactacaactactgcctcaccaactacaactactgccaCACCAACAACTaaagctgcaccaactacaactactgctgcaccaaccacaactactgctgcaccaactacaactactgctgcaccaactacaactactgctgcatcaacaactacagctgcactaactacaacaactgctgcaccaacaactacagctgcaccaactacaactactgctgcaccaacaactacagctgcaccaactacaactactgctgcactaactacaactactgctacaccaaccacaactact actgctgcaccaactacaactactgctgcacaaacaactacagctgcactaactacaactgctgcaccaacaactacagctgcactaactacaactactgatgcaccaaccacaactactgctgcaccaactacaactacggCTGCAACAACCACTACAGCTGCACTAACTACAACTACCGAtgcaccaaccacaactactgctgcaccaacaactacagttgcaccaactacaactactgctgcaccaacaactacagctgcaccaactacaactactgcctCACCAAATACAACTACTGCcacaccaacaactacagctgcaccaactacaactactgctgcaccaacaacaattactgctgcaccaactacaactacagcttcaccaacaacaactactgctgcaccaactacaactactgctgcaccaactacaactactgcctcaccaactacaactactgccacaccaacaactacagctgcacca
- the LOC133456436 gene encoding mucin-5AC-like: AAPTTTTVAPTTTTAAPTTTTAAPTTTTAAPTTTSALTTTTAAPTTTTAALISTTAAPTTTTAAPTTTTAAPTTTTAAPTTTTAAPTTTAAPTTTTAAPTTTTAALTTTAVAPTTTTAAPTTTTDAPTTTTTAPTTTTAAPTNTTAALTTTTVAPTTTTTALTTTTAAPTTAAPTTTTAAPTTTTAALTTTTAAPTTTTVAPTTTTAAPTTTTAAPTTTTAAPTTTTAAPTTTTAAPTTTTAALTTTTFAPTTTTAALTTTTAAPTTAAPTTTTAAPTTTTAALTTTTVAPTTTAAPTTTAALTTTTSAPTSTASPTTTTAAPTTTAALTTTTASPTTTTAAQTTTAAPTTTTAALTTTTAAPTTTAAPTTTAAPTNHYSNYHTNHYCNYHTNYYYNYQTNHYYNYHTNHYSNYHTNHYSNYQTNHYDNYQTNHCYNYQINHYYNYHTNRYSNYQTNHYSNYQTNYYYNYNNCNYINSISHHFVKHQ, translated from the exons gctgcaccaaccacaactactgttgcaccaactacaactactgctgcaccaaccacaactactgctgcaccaactacaactactgctgcaccaacaactacatctgcactaactacaactactgctgcaccaactacaactactgctgcactaatttcaactactgctgcaccaactacaactactgctgcaccaaccacaactactgctgcaccaaccacaactactgctgcaccaactacaactactgctgcaccaacaactactgctgcaccaactacaactactgctgcaccaactacaactacagctgcactaactacaactgctgttgcaccaaccacaactactgctgcaccaactacaactactgatgcaccaacaacaactactactgcaccaactacaactactgctgcaccaactaacactacagctgcactaactacaactactgttgcaccaaccacaactacaactgcactaactacaactactgctgcaccaactactgctgcaccaactacaactactgctgcaccaactacaactacagctgcactaactacaactactgctgcaccaactacaactact GTtgcaccaaccacaactactgctgcaccaacaactacaactgctgcaccaactacaactactgctgcaccaactacaactactgctgcaccaactacaactactgctgcaccaactacaactacagctgcactaactacaactacttttgcaccaaccacaactacagctgcactaactacaactactgctgcaccaactactgctgcaccaactacaactactgctgcaccaactacaactacagctgcactcaCTACAACTactgttgcaccaactacaactgctgcaccaacaactacagctgcactaacTACAACTACTTCTGCACCAACATCTACAGCttcaccaactacaactactgctgcaccaacaactacagctgcactaactacaactactgcctcaccaactacaactactgctgcccaaacaactacagctgcaccaactacaactacagctgcactaactacaactactgctgcaccaactacaacagctgcaccaacaactacagcggcacca ACCAACCACTACTCCAACTACCACACCAACCACTACTGCAACTACCACAccaactactactacaactaccagACCAACCACTACTACAACTACCACACCAACCACTACTCCAACTACCACACCAACCACTACTCCAACTACCAGACCAACCACTACGACAACTACCAGACCAACCACTGCTACAACTACCAGATCAACCACTACTACAACTACCACACCAACCGCTACTCCAACTACCAGACCAACCACTACTCCAACTACCAGAccaactactactacaactacaacAACTGCAACTACATCAACTCAATCAGCCACCACTTCGTCAAACACCAGTGA